CGGACGCGGGCGCGGCGATGACGAGTCGTGCTACCACTCGATGCCCCGCTGGCCCTTCTGCCCGGTGTCCATCGGGTGCTTCACCTTGGTCATGTCGGTCACCAGATCGGCGAAGTCCACCAGCTCGGCCGGGGCGTTGCGGCCGGTGATCACGACATGCTGGTTCCCCGGGCGGTCCCGCAGCACGGAGATCACCTCGGCGGTGTCCACCCACCCCCAGTGCAGGGGATAGGCGAACTCGTCGAGGACGTAGAGCTGATAGGTCTCGGCGGCCAGATCCCGCTTGACCTGCTCCCAGCCCTCCCGGGCCGCGTCCTCGTTGCTGAACTGCGCGTCCCGCTGCACCCAGGACCAGCCGGAGCCCATCTTGAACCAGTCCACCCGGCCGCCCTCACCGGACGCGCCCAGCACCCGGAGGGCGTTCTCCTCGCCGACCTTCCACTTGGCGGACTTGACGAACTGGAACACCCCGATGGGCCAGCCCTGGTTCCAGGCGCGCAGCGCCAGCCCGAAGGCGGCCGTCGACTTGCCCTTGCCGGTGCCCGTGTGGACGAACACCAGCGGACGGTTGCGGCGCTGACGTGTGGTGAGCCCGTCCTCGGGGACGACGGACGGCTTTCCCTGTGGCATTACGCGACCCTTCTCTCGGCGCGGTCGGCGGACGTGGACGCGGATGCGGATGCGGACGCGGTGCGGCCCGGGAGCCCGGTGTCGCGGTGCGGCCGGGCGGCGGGCGCGGCCCGGCCGCCCGTGGACGCGGCACGGGCGCCGTGCACCAGCCCGGTGATGGCGTCCGCGCGCAGCTCGTCCAGGGTGACGGCCGTGCCGCGCAGCTCCGTGGCCAGCTCGCCCGCGAGCCCCAGCCGCACCGGGCCCGACTCGCAGTCCACCACGATCGCGGCGGTGCCCTCGGCGGCGTGCAGCCGTGCCGCGCGGGCCGCGAGCCCGAGCGGATCCGGTCCGCCCGTCGCCCGGCCGTCCGTGACCACCACGAGCAGCGCCCGGCGCGAGGGGTCGCGCATCCGCTCCACCCGCAGCACGTCATGGGCCTTCAGCAGCCCGGCGGCCAGCGGGGTGCGCCCGCCGGTGGGCAGCCGCTCCAGCCGGGCCGCCGCCGCGTCCACCGACGAGGTCGGCGGCAGCGCCACCTCCGCCTCCCGGCCCCGGAAGGTGACCAGACCGACCTTGTCCCGGCGCTGATACGCGTCGAGGAGCAGCGACAGCACCGCGCCCTTGACCGCGCTCATCCGCCGCCGGGCCGCCATCGAACCGGAGGCGTCCACCACGAAGAGCACCAGATTGGACTCGCGGCCCTCCCGGGCGGCCTGCCGCAGATCGTCCCGCCGCACCACGAGCCCGGGGCCGCCGCGCCCGCGCGCCCGCTGGTGCGGGGCGGCGGCCCGTACCGTCGCCGCCAGATGCAGCCGGGTCAGCGCGCCCCGGGGCCGCCGGGACCCGGTCGTCCGCCCGTGCTCGGAGCGGGAACGGGACCTGCGGCCCGCCGCGCCCTCGCCGATGCCGGGGACGCTCAGCGTCCGGGCACGGAAGGGCTCGGCCGCCGCCACGGGCCGCTGCTCGCGTCCACCGCCGCCCGCCACCGCTCCGCTCTCCTCGCCGTCGGCGCCGCCGCCGTCGGCGCCGCCGCCGGCGGGCCGCTCCGGCTCCGGGGCCTCCTGCCGCTGCTCCGGTCCGCCCTGCGGAGGCACCCCGCCGCCGCCCCCGCCGGGGCCGCCGTCACCCGGACCGTCCCCATCGGGATCGGGGTCGGGATCGGGGTCGTCCTGCGGCTCCTGCGGCTCCTGCGAGTCCTGCGACTCCTCTGACTCCTGCGGGCCGAACTCGTCCAGCGTCCGGTCGAGCTTCTCCTCGTCCAGGCCGGGCGCGTCGAACGGATTGCGCCGCCGCCGGTGGGGGAGCGCCAGCAGCGCGGCCTGCCGGACATCCTCGGGGAGCACGTCCGTGCGCCCCGCCCAGGCGGCCAGCGCGGTCGCGGTCCGCGCCATCACGATGTCCGCGCGCATCCCGTCCACCTCGAACGCGGCGCAGGTCGCGGCGATCTGCCGCAGCACCGCGTCCCCCAGCACCACCCGGGGCAGCAGCTCCCGCGCGGCCGTGATCCGGCCCCGCAACTCCTCCTCGGCACCGGCCCAGCGCTCGGCGAACGCCGCCGGGTCGTCCTCGTACGCGATCCGCCGCCGCACCACCTCGACCCGCTGATCGGGCTCCCGGGAGGCCGCGACCTCGACGGTCAGCCCGAACCGGTCCAGGAGCTGCGGGCGCAGCTCGCCCTCCTCCGGGTTCATCGTCCCCACCAGCAGAAAACGCGCCGCGTGCCGGACGGATACCCCTTCGCGCTCCACATGGGACGCCCCCATCGCGGCGGCGTCCAGGAGGACGTCCACGAGATGGTCGTGGAGCAGATTGACCTCGTCGACATAGAGGATGCCCCGGTGCGCGTCGGCCAGCAGACCCGGCTCGAACGCCTTCACGCCCTCCGCGAGCGCCCGTTCGATGTCCAGCGCGCCCACCAGCCGGTCCTCGGAGGCGCCGACGGGCAGCTCCACCATCCGCGCGGGCCGTGCCCCGGCCCCGTCGGCCGCGCCGTGCGGACCGTCCGGACAGAGCGGGTCGGGCCCGGCGGGGTCGCAGGAGAACCGGCACGCCGCCACCGTCTCCACCGGCGGCAGCAGCGCCGCCAGGGCCCGTACGGCGGTGGACTTGGCCGTTCCCTTCTCGCCGCGCACCAGCACCCCGCCGACCCGTGGGGAGACGGCGT
The nucleotide sequence above comes from Streptomyces clavuligerus. Encoded proteins:
- the cobO gene encoding cob(I)yrinic acid a,c-diamide adenosyltransferase; translation: MPQGKPSVVPEDGLTTRQRRNRPLVFVHTGTGKGKSTAAFGLALRAWNQGWPIGVFQFVKSAKWKVGEENALRVLGASGEGGRVDWFKMGSGWSWVQRDAQFSNEDAAREGWEQVKRDLAAETYQLYVLDEFAYPLHWGWVDTAEVISVLRDRPGNQHVVITGRNAPAELVDFADLVTDMTKVKHPMDTGQKGQRGIEW
- a CDS encoding putative cobaltochelatase, giving the protein MSTPYPFTAVVGQDDLRLALLLNAVSPRVGGVLVRGEKGTAKSTAVRALAALLPPVETVAACRFSCDPAGPDPLCPDGPHGAADGAGARPARMVELPVGASEDRLVGALDIERALAEGVKAFEPGLLADAHRGILYVDEVNLLHDHLVDVLLDAAAMGASHVEREGVSVRHAARFLLVGTMNPEEGELRPQLLDRFGLTVEVAASREPDQRVEVVRRRIAYEDDPAAFAERWAGAEEELRGRITAARELLPRVVLGDAVLRQIAATCAAFEVDGMRADIVMARTATALAAWAGRTDVLPEDVRQAALLALPHRRRRNPFDAPGLDEEKLDRTLDEFGPQESEESQDSQEPQEPQDDPDPDPDPDGDGPGDGGPGGGGGGVPPQGGPEQRQEAPEPERPAGGGADGGGADGEESGAVAGGGGREQRPVAAAEPFRARTLSVPGIGEGAAGRRSRSRSEHGRTTGSRRPRGALTRLHLAATVRAAAPHQRARGRGGPGLVVRRDDLRQAAREGRESNLVLFVVDASGSMAARRRMSAVKGAVLSLLLDAYQRRDKVGLVTFRGREAEVALPPTSSVDAAAARLERLPTGGRTPLAAGLLKAHDVLRVERMRDPSRRALLVVVTDGRATGGPDPLGLAARAARLHAAEGTAAIVVDCESGPVRLGLAGELATELRGTAVTLDELRADAITGLVHGARAASTGGRAAPAARPHRDTGLPGRTASASASASTSADRAERRVA